In Cydia fagiglandana chromosome 3, ilCydFagi1.1, whole genome shotgun sequence, the following are encoded in one genomic region:
- the LOC134680420 gene encoding uncharacterized protein LOC134680420 has protein sequence MERQNNCVSCNRSVLRRRKHVLTELFLERHRDHAVLLLQEIIPREIRFDGSRAICHACWVRFDRHLRNEPVPDQPVQDQPIRDQPVQDQAPPQVEGEANEEREVAGPQIGFVSPRGYLRASNTARHCIFANCRNVVAHNVPQYAKFLLLHNHNFYIPELARVCNAHFMNNDWEDLLNNPAFENFNSAHVVGMMQLYKWGFERRGHHDFENIEEIDENECQKEFHFWTGVTKYHFNVILNQTPSLRDRSDRPATVLGMYLTKIRTGEPDERLATRFSISRRTLERNLAIARECLRDDFVPQNLGLNHITREQVVARNLAIPSHFFGGNQNEPAAILVYDGTYIYLQKSANLVDVTGPYTATTSDA, from the exons ATGGAAAGACAAAATAATTGTGTGTCATGTAATCGATCTGTGTTACGTCGACGAAAACACGTGTTGACAGAGCTCTTTTTGGAAAGACACCGGGATCATGCAGTGTTATTATTGCAAGAAATTATCCCACGCGAG ATTCGTTTTGATGGCTCGAGGGCCATATGTCATGCTTGTTGGGTAAGGTTTGATCGTCATTTGCGAAATGAACCCGTACCAGACCAACCAGTTCAAGATCAGCCTATACGAGATCAACCAGTACAAGATCAAGCACCTCCTCAAGTTGAAGGAGAGGCAAACGAGGAAAGAGAGGTTGCAGGTCCACAAATAGGTTTTGTTTCACCTAGAGGATATTTGCGAGCATCAAATACAGCGAGGCATTGTATTTTTGCAAACTGCAGAAATGTGGTGGCCCATAATGTTCCACAATATGCTAAGTTCCTACTTTTACACAATCACAATTTTTACATACCAGAATTAGCTCGGGTTTGTAATGCTCATTTTATGAACAATGATTGGGAAGACTTGCTTAATAATCCAGCCTTCGAAAACTTTAACAGTGCTCATGTTGTTGGCATGATGCAATTATATAAATGGGGTTTCGAACGAAGAGGCCACCATGATTTCGAAAATATCGAAGAAATAGATGAAAATgaatg ccaaaaGGAATTTCACTTTTGGACGGGAGttacaaaatatcattttaatgttattttgaaCCAAACGCCTTCACTGCGTGATAGATCAGATCGTCCCGCCACGGTTCTCGGAATGTacttaacaaaaataagaacTGGTGAACCAGATGAGCGCTTAGCAACAAGATTCAGTATCTCGAGAAGAACCTTAGAAAGGAACTTGGCGATAGCAAGAGAATGCTTAAGGGATGATTTTGTTCCTCAGAATTTGGGCTTAAATCACATTACTAGAGAACAGGTGGTGGCCAGAAATCTTGCAATTCCAAGCCATTTCTTTGGTGGTAACCAAAACGAACCGGCAGCTATTTTAGTATATGAtggtacatatatttatttgcaaaagaGTGCGAATTTAGTAGATGTTACGGGACCTTACACAGCCACGACTTCAGATGCA